A stretch of Amycolatopsis balhimycina FH 1894 DNA encodes these proteins:
- a CDS encoding Gfo/Idh/MocA family protein, with protein sequence MNQSSIGVLLNGVTGRMGYRQHLLRSVLAIREQGGVLLPDGSRVQLEPILAGRNAAKLKDLADRHGLTAWTTDADSALPDVQIYFDAQLTSAREPSVRAAIAAGKHVYAEKPLSETLQAALELAGLARDAGICHGVVHDKLFLPGLRKLRRLIDGGFFGRILSVRGEFGYWVFEGDWQEAQRPSWNYRAEDGGGIVLDMFCHWNYVLENLFGRVSAVTAKAVTHIPRRWDEQGEAYAATADDAAYGIFELESGTIAQINSSWSTRVFRDELVEFQVDGTEGSAVAGLRRCRVQHRSATPKPVWNPDLPATEPFRDQWQEVPDNTDFDNGFKAQWEEFVRDVVAGRQHRYDFFSAARGLQLAEAGLTSSAEGRRVELKPLS encoded by the coding sequence ATGAACCAGTCCAGCATCGGGGTGTTGCTCAACGGGGTGACGGGCCGGATGGGCTACCGGCAGCACCTGCTCCGGTCGGTCCTGGCGATCCGCGAGCAGGGGGGCGTCCTCCTCCCCGACGGCAGCCGCGTGCAGCTCGAACCGATCCTCGCCGGACGTAACGCCGCGAAGCTCAAGGACCTCGCCGACCGGCACGGCCTGACGGCGTGGACCACCGACGCCGACTCCGCGCTGCCCGACGTCCAGATCTACTTCGACGCGCAGCTGACGTCGGCGCGCGAGCCGTCGGTGCGGGCGGCGATCGCCGCGGGCAAGCACGTCTACGCCGAGAAGCCCCTCTCCGAGACGCTGCAGGCGGCGCTGGAGCTGGCTGGGCTCGCACGGGACGCCGGGATCTGCCACGGCGTCGTGCACGACAAGCTGTTCCTGCCCGGCCTGCGGAAGCTGCGACGGCTGATCGACGGCGGGTTCTTCGGGCGGATCCTGTCGGTGCGCGGCGAGTTCGGCTACTGGGTGTTCGAGGGGGACTGGCAGGAGGCACAGCGCCCGAGCTGGAACTACCGCGCCGAGGACGGCGGCGGGATCGTGCTCGACATGTTCTGCCACTGGAACTACGTGCTCGAGAACCTCTTCGGCCGCGTTTCGGCGGTGACGGCGAAGGCGGTGACGCACATCCCGCGCCGCTGGGACGAACAGGGCGAGGCGTACGCGGCGACAGCGGACGACGCCGCGTACGGCATCTTCGAACTGGAGTCGGGGACGATCGCGCAGATCAACTCGTCGTGGTCGACGCGGGTCTTCCGCGACGAGCTGGTCGAGTTCCAGGTCGACGGCACCGAAGGCAGCGCGGTCGCCGGGCTGCGGCGCTGCCGGGTCCAGCACCGCTCGGCGACGCCGAAGCCGGTGTGGAACCCGGACCTGCCGGCGACCGAGCCGTTCCGCGACCAGTGGCAGGAAGTCCCGGACAACACCGACTTCGACAACGGCTTCAAGGCGCAGTGGGAGGAGTTCGTGCGGGACGTGGTCGCCGGACGGCAACACCGCTACGACTTCTTCTCGGCCGCCCGGGGGCTGCAGCTCGCGGAGGCCGGGTTGACGTCGTCGGCGGAGGGGCGCCGGGTGGAGCTGAAGCCGCTGAGCTGA